The Alosa sapidissima isolate fAloSap1 chromosome 6, fAloSap1.pri, whole genome shotgun sequence genome window below encodes:
- the LOC121711740 gene encoding uncharacterized protein LOC121711740, producing the protein MLSLPPSAMPAQTLNVLSQLRNSQFGRPKPRHGLRLLFWFANDFVGFNYYNQMVATDNPAHGSYGFKPFHNRIDNGNSPLLPHQYERYYEVGNLNQPKALQLPSYVRQHHTNPQYNSNTDRLIVVMGSGMNIIDRVYVTQHSDSKQFSSDDTFRISQGLIDNIRRLDLDDFLAQMGEQERSVLQSSFSSSQQPAFQPYTPPAYRRAQSSDECPSICEVVAFVLILFLFLMLAGQRGLIF; encoded by the coding sequence ATGttgtctcttcctccctcagccATGCCTGCACAAACACTGAATGTGCTGAGCCAGCTGCGGAACTCCCAGTTTGGTCGCCCAAAGCCGAGACATGGACTTCGACTTCTGTTCTGGTTTGCAAATGATTTTGTCGGATTCAACTACTACAATCAAATGGTGGCTACAGACAATCCTGCTCATGGCAGTTATGGCTTCAAACCATTCCACAACAGGATTGATAATGGCAACAGTCCTCTCCTCCCACACCAGTATGAGAGATATTATGAGGTTGGCAACCTGAATCAGCCAAAGGCTTTGCAACTTCCCAGTTATGTCAGACAACACCACACCAATCCCCAGTACAACAGCAACACTGATCGCCTTATTGTAGTCATGGGCTCTGGCATGAATATTATTGACAGAGTGTACGTGACGCAGCATTCAGACAGTAAACAATTCTCATCCGATGACACCTTTCGCATCAGCCAAGGCCTCATAGACAACATCAGGAGACTGGATCTGGACGACTTCCTGGCACAGATGGGTGAACAGGAGCGTTCTGTGCTGCAGTCGTCTTTCAGCAGCAGTCAGCAGCCAGCTTTCCAGCCTTACACTCCCCCAGCATACAGGCGCGCTCAGAGCAGTGATGAGTGTCCATCCATCTGTGAAGTAGTCGCTTTTGTACTAATTCTCTTCCTTTTTCTGATGCTGGCAGGTCAAAGGGGATTAATTTTCTAA